The nucleotide window TTGCTCAGGGACAGGAAAACAACGAACGGCAGGACCTTTCGTACATCGAGAAAGCACTGTTTGCTCGAAGGCTCGACCGCCAGTTTTCGCGCGACGTAATCACCTCCGCTTTGGCCGTCTACAGCAGCGACCTGTCGAACATGCTGTCTGTCGCGAATCGGGTACCCGATGACGTTATTGAAAGTATCGGACCGGCTCATTCGGTCGGTCGACGGAGTTGGATGACGCTCGCAAATCTCCTGACCTCCCACTCCAACGTTGCGAAGGCACGAAGAGTGGCGGCTGAGGCCTCCTTTGGGCGGCTTCCTTCGAAGGAGAGATTCGAAGCTGTCCTCAGAGGACTCGCGGATGAAGGATCATCCCAGAGCGATACGATCGCGGTTTCACACGCCGGCCGCGAAGTAGCGAAGATTTTGGAGACAAAGCAGCGGGTAACACTCACGGTCGATCGTAAAATGTCGCCGGAGTTCGCCTCCTTCGTTCTCAAGGAATTGCCTCGCCTGTTCGAGCTGCACCAGAAGCAGCAAGGATAGGAAAGGCGGATACGCCGCAACCCGGAGAGCACAAGCGCAAAAGAAAAAGGCCCCCGAAACGCGTTCCGGAAGCCCTTCTCTGTCTTCAGCAAACTGAGAATCGCACTTCCACGAATCATCGTCAAGAGTCTCGTTTGGGCTCGGCGCCGTTTCGGCGAGCAGATTTCTTTTGCCTAGCGATAGGTGAAGGAAAATG belongs to Bosea sp. NBC_00550 and includes:
- the repB gene encoding plasmid partitioning protein RepB, with the protein product MSRKIFADLPAPGSQPTESTATPRRQAMRPLMAALDIETQETGRRSPVGALGQSLGEMSERTKRAEEIERRLSAGQTIVEIDVADVEPSFVPDRMQIDDEAFGNFVQSIKAEGQQVPILVRPHPEKANKYQIAFGHRRWRAAMALDRPIKAVVRSLTDQELVIAQGQENNERQDLSYIEKALFARRLDRQFSRDVITSALAVYSSDLSNMLSVANRVPDDVIESIGPAHSVGRRSWMTLANLLTSHSNVAKARRVAAEASFGRLPSKERFEAVLRGLADEGSSQSDTIAVSHAGREVAKILETKQRVTLTVDRKMSPEFASFVLKELPRLFELHQKQQG